From the genome of Papaver somniferum cultivar HN1 chromosome 2, ASM357369v1, whole genome shotgun sequence, one region includes:
- the LOC113348927 gene encoding probable E3 ubiquitin-protein ligase XERICO yields MGLSSLPAPSEGVLCVILVNTALSISIFKGIIRSILHIVGINTSSSSSQFDSIENPSEPFDFCLTPSGTFVEEFRSRTPTVQFGSVCKSRQYDHDCLVCLNQFEPESEINRLSCGHVYHKVCLEKWLDYWNITCPLCRTPLMPPDETTSCLW; encoded by the coding sequence ATGGGTCTTTCAAGCCTTCCAGCTCCATCAGAAGGAGTACTTTGTGTAATCCTTGTTAACACAGCTCTATCAATCTCAATTTTCAAAGGCATTATTCGATCAATCCTTCACATAGTTGGTATTAATACATCATCATCGTCGTCGCAGTTCGATTCCATTGAAAATCCATCAGAACCATTTGATTTCTGTCTTACACCATCAGGCACATTTGTGGAAGAATTCAGGAGCCGGACTCCAACAGTTCAATTCGGTTCAGTTTGTAAGTCTAGACAGTATGACCATGATTGCTTGGTATGCCTTAACCAGTTTGAACCCGAATCAGAAATAAACCGCTTGTCTTGCGGTCATGTTTATCACAAGGTCTGTTTGGAGAAATGGTTAGATTACTGGAACATCACTTGTCCTCTGTGCAGAACCCCGCTGATGCCTCCAGATGAGACTACTTCATGCCTTTGGTAG